The genomic region CCAGTCGCAATTCCCGGCGGTGACGCTGTCCTTCAACCTCGCCGAGGGCGTGGCGCTCGGCCAGGCGGTGGACGCCATCCAGGGGGCGATGCGCGATCTCGGCGCGCCGATCACCATCTCCGGCACCTTCCAGGGCACCGCCCAGGCGTTCCAGTCCTCGCTCTCCAGCCAGCCTTACCTGATCGCGGCGGCGTTGATCGCCGTCTACATCATCCTGGGCATCCTGTACGAGAGCTACATCCTGCCGATCACCATCCTCTCGACGCTGCCGTCGGCCGGGGTGGGGGCGCTGCTGATCCTGATGGGCGCGGGCTACGAGCTGTCGGTGATCGCGCTGATCGGCATCATCCTGCTGATCGGCATCGTCAAGAAGAACGGCATCATGATGGTGGACTTCGCCATCACCGCCGAGCGGCGCGACGGCGAAACCCCGTTCAACGCCATCCGACAGGCCTGCCTGCTGCGTTTCCGCCCCATCCTGATGACGACGATGGCGGCGTTGCTGTCCGGCCTGCCGCTGATGATCGGCACCGGCGCCGGGTCGGAACTGCGCCGCCCGCTCGGCTTCGCGATGGTAGGTGGCCTGGCCCTCAGCCAGATCCTGACGCTGTATACGACGCCGGTGATCTATCTTTACCTGGAACGCCTGCAACGCTGGCTCGCGCCGAAGCGGACCAGTTCCATGCCCGCGCTGGCGGAAAAAATGGGAGCAACGGCGGACTGACCGGACAGCCGCGCAGCGCGACCGGGGTGCAGGGGCCTTATGGCCCCTGCCGGGTCCAGGGCAGAGCCCTGGCCTTGCCTACTTCTCTTTCTCGCCGTCCTCTTCTTCTTCCTCTTCTTCTTCCTCGTCGTCGTCCTCGTCCTGGTGCTCGTAGTACCAGTCGAGCACCTCGTCATGGAAATCCGGATCCTTGAGCAGGCGCATTGCCAGCGCCAGCACGATTTCCGGCGCCGCGGAAAGATCGGTTGCGTCCGTATCCACGTCGGATGCCGCGACGACGCGCACCGACATGGAGCCGCTCTCTTCCCCTACGACAAGGGCGACTTCGCCCGGGTCGAGTTCGACGGCCGTGGTCTCGGTCTTGGGTGCCATGGTCGCTGCACTCCCGCTGTCTCGTGCCGGACCCCTCGCCCGGCAGCACCGCAACGCGTCGCCCCCGTCCTGGCTGCCACCGGGGGCCGCAGATTTTCCGCCGGCCGCAGGCGCTTTTCCATGCCGGGCAACGGCGTTGATTGGGCTGATGTAGCTGTGCTTCCCGGCCCAGATCAATGGCCAGGGGCACTGCCGGGGCGAAACCGGCGGTGCCGTGCCCGAAAAGCCGCGTCAGTGTGCCTTCAGTGTCGCAATGGCCTCGGTGACCAGCCTGGACTCGTTGCTGCCCTCCGGCAGCAGGGGCAGCAGGCGCTCCCAGTAGCCACGGGCCTGGTCGACTCGGCCGGACTGAGCCTCCGCCATGCCGAGATACCACAGGGTCTCCGGGAGCTTCGGATCGCGTTGCTCGGCCTCGTGCAACAGGGCGATGGCGCGCTGCGGCAGCGGTGCGCCTTCCTTCTGTGCCTGAGCCAGCGCCTGCACCCCCTGCAGCAGGGGCGTGACATCGCCGGGCCGCAGGGCAGCGGCCCGCGTAAAGGCATCGCCCGCCTGATCGTGCTCGCCCAGCACCGCATAGGCCCGGCCAAGCCGCAGCCAGCCGTCGTAATCGTTGGGCTCGGCCTGCAACTTCGCGGCAAGCTTCTCCACCATGCCGCGGATCATGGTGGCGCGCTCGGCTTCGGACATGTTCGCCGCGGCGGCGACATCCTGTCCGGTCGGCCCGGGTTCAGGCGCCGACTCGGGCGCGGGCGGCGGCAATGTCGGCACCGGCACGCCGCTGAGCCGGGCGGCCTGGGCGATGCGGCGCCCGAGCTCGGCGCGCATGTCCGGATCGGCGATCTCGCCGGCGAGCTTCAGCCACGCGTCGATCGCCTTCTGGCCCTCGCCCGCCTGCGCGTCGGCCGCGGCCAGGTAGAATCGGGCGATCGGGTTGACGGCATCGGCCTTGAGCGCCTGTGCGAAGGCCTCGCGCGCGGCCGGCGTCACCGTGCCCTGGGCCGCCAGCACCTGCATCTCGCCATAGCCGGCATAGGCATCGGCGTCAGCGTTGCCCAGGGCGATCAGGTTGCGCCAGGCGGCGGCGGCCTCCTGCCAGTTGCCGAGCGTCGCCTCGGTGCGGGCATAGAGCTGCCAGCCCTCGCGGTTGTTCGGATCCTGGCGCAGGCGCTCGGCCAGGGTCTGCGCCATCTTCGCCATCTCGGCGTGCTGCGGGTCGGTGGCGCCGCCCTTGCGCTCGGCGATCCGCAGCGCATAGGGGGCATCCGGGATGCCCGGCGCCCCCAGCATCAGGTAAAGCCCCGAGGCACCGGCCACGACCAGCACGGCGACCACGCCGGCGATCAGGGAGCTGCGGCGCAGCGGCGCCCGCGGCAGTTCCGGCTCCTGCCGATCCGACGCGGCAAGCAGGCGGCGCTCGATTTCCAGCCGGGCGGTCTGGGCCTCGGCCTCGCCGACGACCCCGCGGGCGATGTCGCGGTCCAGTTCCTTGAGCTGGTCGCGATAGACCGCCTGATCGAAGCGGGCACGCGAGGGCAGCGCCCGACGGACGCCGACCAGCGGCAGCACGACGAAGGTCAGCACGCCCAGCGCGAGCAGGGCGCAGGTGAAGACAAAGGCGGTCACGCCTCGGGCTCCTGCAGCAGCCGCGCGAGGCGTGCCCGCTCGGCCTCGTTCAACGGCGCCGGCAGGACGGCCGCCTGCGGCCGGCGACGCAGCCAGAGGACGACGCCGATGCCACTGACCAGCAGCACCAGCGCCGGGCCGAACCACAGCAGCAGCGTGGCGCCCTTGAGCGGGGGCTTCAGCAGCACGAAATCGCCGTAGCGATCGACGATGAACTGCCGCGCCTGGTCATTGGAATCGCCGCTGCTGAGGCGCTCGCGCAGCAGCACGCGGATGTCGCGGGCGAGGTCGGCGTTGGAATCGTCGATCGATTCGTTCTGGCAGACCAGGCAGCGCAACGTCCGGCTGACCTCGCGCGCCCGCGCCTCCATGGCCGGATCGGGCAGGCGCTCGCGCGGTTCCACCGCACCGGCGAGCCCCGGCAGCAGCAGCAGCAGCAACAGCAGCGCGCGCATCAGCCGCCCTCGAGCTGGCGGACCAGCGGCAACAACTCACGCTCGACCGAATCGGGATTGAGCGGCCCCACGAAGCGCTTGCGGATATGGCCGGACTTGTCGATCACGTAGGTCTCCGGGACGCCATAGACGCCGAAATCGATGCCGGTGCGCCCCGACAGGTCCAGGCCGATGCCGCGGTAGGGATCGCCCGACTGATCGAGCAGCCGCTGCGCATCCGCCGGCTTATCCTTGTAGGCAATGCCGTAGAGCGCCAGTTTCTCCTGCCTGGCCAGGCGCATCAGCACCGGATGCTCGATCCGGCAGGGCACGCACCAGGAAGCGAAGAAATTGACCACCGCCACCTGCCCGGCGAGGCCCGCCCTGGAAAGATTGCTCCCCTCCCCGAGCGGCGGCAGGTCGAAATCGGGGGCGGGCTTGTCGATCAGCGCCGAGGGCAGCTCACGCGGATCGAAGCCTGGGCGCAAGGCCACCACGAAATAGCCGGCGACCGCGAGGAACGCGACGAGCGGCAGCAAGTACAGGACGCGCTTCACGACGGTCACTCTCCCGGGGCAGGCTGCAGCACCGCCTGGCGGGCGCGGGCGGCGATGCCGACCCGCCAGCGCCGGTCGCTCAGGCTGACGACCCCACCGAAGGCCATGACGAGGGCGCCGAGCCAGATCCAGGGAACCAGCGGCTTGTAGTAGGCCCGGATGGTCCAGCCGCCGGCGGGATCGGGATCGCCGAGCGCCACATAGAGATCGGCGAGCAGGTTGGTGCGGATGGCGGTCTCGGCGGTGGTCTGCTGCTGCAGCGGGAAGAAGCGGCGCTGCGGATGCACCACCGCCACCGTCCGGCCATCGCGCAGGACGGCGATGGCGGCGTCGTCATAGATGTAGTTGGGGCCGTTGCGGCGCTCCACCCCGTCGAGCCGCAGCGTGTAGCCGGCCAGCTTCAGCTCGCCGCCGGGGCGGACGATGTCGATGCTCTCGCTTTCGAAGGCCGAGGCGGCGATGCCGGCCACGGTGACCGCCACCCCCATATGGGCGAGCGTCATGCCCCAGGCCGCGCGCGGCAGGCCGATGGCGCGGCGCAGGCTTTCCCAGGCCGGGATGCGGAACAGCCGGATGCGTTCGGCGAACTCCACGGCCGCGCCGGCAAAGACCCAGGCGGCGAGGCCAAGCCCGAGCACAGCCAGCACCGGGCCGCCATGGCTGGCCCAGAAGGCGGCCAGCATGACCAGGATGGCAATGCCGAAGGCAGCCCACAGCCGCTGCAGAACGCCGAGCAGGTCGCCGCGCTTCCAGGCCAGCATCGAGCCCGGGCCGACCATCAGCAGCAGCGGCACCATCAGCGGCACGAAGGTCTGGTTGAAGAAGGGGAAGCCGACCGAGATCTTGTCGCCGCCCACCACATCGAGGAACAGCGGATACAGCGTGCCGATGAACACCGTGGCGGCGCCGCAGGCCAGCAGCAGGTTGTTCATCACCAGCGCGCCCTCGCGCGAGACCGGCGCGAACAGCCCGCCCCCCTTCAGCGCCGGCGCCCGCACCGCATACAGCGTCAGCGAGCCGCCGATCGCCAGCGCCAGCAGCGCCAGGATGAAGGTGCCGCGCGCCGGATCGGTGGCGAAGGCATGCACCGAGCTCAGCACGCCCGAGCGCACCAGGAAGGTGCCGACCAGCGACAGCGAGAAGGTGATGATGGCGAGCAGGATCGTCCAGCTTTTCAGCGTGTCGCGCTTCTCCACCACGATGGCGGAATGGATCAGCGCGGTGCCGACGATCCAGGGCATCAGCGAGGCGTTCTCGACCGGGTCCCAGAACCACCAGCCGCCCCAGCCCAGCGTGTAGTACGCCCACCAGCTGCCGAGCGCGATGCCGAGCGTGAGCGAGCACCACGACACCAGCGCCCAGGGCCGCACCCAGCGGGCCCAGGCCGGATCGACGCGGCCTTCGATCAGGGCGGCGACGGCGAAGGCGAAGGACACCGAGAAGCCGACATAGCCCAGGTAGAGGAAGGGCGGATGGAAGGCGAGGCCCGGGTCCTGCAGGATCGGGTTGAGCCCGCGCCCGTCCGGCGGCGGCGGCATGGCGCGCAGGAACGGGTTTGAGGTGAACAGGATGAACAGCAGGAAGCCGACCCCGATCATCCCCTGCACTGCCAGCACGCGGGCGCGCAGCTCGGGCGGCAGGTTGCCGCCGAAGGCCGCGACCGCGGCGCCGCAGAAGGCGAGCACGGCGACCCACAGCAGCATCGAGCCCTCGTGGTTCCCCCACACGCCGCTGATCTTGTAGAGCAGCGGCTTGGCCGAATGGCTGTTCTGGAAGACGTTCAGGACCGAGAAATCGGACACCACGTAGGCGTGCATCAGCGCCGCCAGCGCCATCGCGACCAGCAGGAACTGCGTGACCGCGGCGGAGCGGCCGGCCGCCATCCAGGCGGGATCGCGGCGCGCGGCCCCGATCAGCGGCACGACCGACTGCACCAGCGCCACCAGGAGAGCGAGGATCAGGGCGAAATGCCCGGTCTCGACGATCATGCCATCACGACATTTCTGTGATGAAGGGTGCCGCTTCCTAGCGGTTTCGGGAGAGGAAGGCCAGGGGCAGCGCCCCCTGGACGCCCCCCGTCGCGGCCGGGATTACCATTTGCAACGAAAATCCATCACGCCTGTTCGCGCAATGGCTTCGCCACGGCCTCGCGCCAGGCGGAAAGGCCCCTGGAATCACTGCCTTCCCCAAAAGGATTGAGACCACGCACCCCGGCCCCGATGCAGGGAGGGATTGCAGCCCGGGCAGATCGTGACACCGCCGCCACGCCCTCGGGTCGAGGCCAGGGAGCCACACTTGAATCGCGGGATCCTTCCTGATGAAAGGACCATCAGGGAACCACTCACAGGCTGGACCGTTCGCCCCGCGCATGGACAGGCCCCCCGCCTCGCAGATCTTCGAGACCGACATCCCCGCCCGGCTGGACCGCCTGCCCTGGGGGCGGTTCCACTGGCTGGTCGTCATCGCGCTCGGTATCACCTGGATCCTCGATGGCCTGGAGGTGACGCTGGTGGGCTCGCTGTCCGGCGCCATCGTGGAGAGCCAGACGATCAGCCTGACCGGCGCCCAGATCGGCGCCGCCGCCAGCGCCTACCTGGTCGGCGCCGTGTCCGGCGCGCTGCTCTTCGGCTGGCTCACCGACCGCTGGGGCCGCAAGAAACTCTTCACCATCACCGTCCTGGTCTACCTGCTCTCCACCATCGCCACCGGCTTCGCCTGGGATTTCTGGTCCTTCGCCCTGTTCCGCGCCCTGACCGGCGCCGGCATCGGCGGCGAGTACGCCGCGGTGAACGCGACCATCCAGGAACTCATCCCCGCCCGCCGGCGCGGCTTCACCGACCTCGTCATCAACGGCAGCTTCTGGCTCGGGGCGGCGCTCGGCGCGCTCGGCGCGCTGGTAGCGCTCGATCCCACCCTGGTTCCGCCCGAGATCGGCTGGCGCGGCTCCTTCGTCCTCGGCGGCCTGATTGGCTTCGTCGTGCTGTTCCTGCGCCGCTGGATCCCGGAAAGCCCGCGCTGGCTGATGACCCATGGCCATCCGGAAGCCGCCGAGGCCGCCATGCGCGAGATCGAGGACCGCGTGCGTGTCCAGTTCGGGGACTTGCCGCCGGTCCCGCCGCAAAGGCTGCGACTGCGCAGGGACGTGAACGCCTGGTTCGGCCCCAGCGTGCATGCCCTGCTGCACAGGTATCGGGACCGCACCATCCTCGGCACCGCGCTGATGGGGGCGCAGGCGTTCTGCTACAATGCGGTGTTCTTCACCTACGCGCTGATCCTGACCAAATTCTACGCGATCCCGTCCGGGCAGGTCGGGTTGTTCATCCTGCCTTTCGCGATCGGCAATTTCCTCGGCCCCCTGGTGCTCGGGCGGCTGTTCGACACGGTCGGCCGCCGCATCATGATCACCGCGACCTATGCGCTGTCGGGCGTGCTGATGGCCGTCACCGGTTGGCTGTTTGCCCAGGGGTCGCTGACCGCCGTCGAGCAGACCGCCGCGTGGACCGGCATCTTCTTCGTCGCCTCCGCCGCCGCGTCCTCGGCCTATCTCACCGTGGGCGAAAGCTTCCCGCTGGAGATGCGGGCGGTCGCCATCGCCCTGTTCTATGCGCTCGGCACCGGCATCGGCGGCGTCGCCGGGCCGGTGCTGTTCGGCGCGCTGATCGAGGGCGGCTCGCGGACGGAGATCCTGTATGGCTACCTGCTGGGGGGCGGGCTGATGCTGGTCGCCGCGGCCTTCGAGGCCGCGCTCGGCGTGCCGGCCGAACGCAAGCAGCTCGAGGAAATCGCCCCGCCGCTGTCCGCGGCCATCGCGGAGCCTGCAACCGTCTCCGAGCTCAGCCGTTGATAAAGCAGACGGCAAGAAAATGGAGGAAAACAGCAATGGTCGACAAAGATCGCGTCGAAGGTTCGCTGAAACAGGCCAAGGGGGCGATAAAGGAAGGCGTCGGCAAGGTCACCGGCGATACCAGCACCCAGGCCGAAGGCAAGGCCGACAAGGCCGAAGGCAAGGTGCAGAACACGGTCGGGGGCGCCAAGGACGCGGTGCGCGACGCGACCGAGTAGCCAGCCTCAGGCCGCTCGGATGAACAGGGGCGTCGCAGTCGCCGGACTGCGGCGCCCTTTCCTGTACGGGTCAGGCAATCCGGACGGGTGCGTCGCCTACCCCGCCGTGCCTTCGGACAGGCGGCGATTGTTGCGCTCGGCCTTGCGGATGCAGGATTGCAGGTCCCGCGACAAGGCCCGCGCCTGCTGCGGCGTCATCTCGACGAACATGCGGCGCAGGATATCCCCCCCCACATTGCGGCGCAGGCGCAGGAACACGGCACCGGGCACCGCCTGGACGCAGGCTTCATTGGCCTCGGCATCGAAATCGAAGATCGGCGCTACGGTCATCGGACACGCTCCACTCGTCGCGGCCCTTGCCGCTCACGGTTTCGCGAGTCTGTCATACGGCTGCGAAACGACGCAACGATCACGCATTCGTGAGGTCCATGTATTTGTTGGTCAGGGATGAAATCATTCTCAGTCCCCGATGATGCTTCCCCCTTGGGGAGCCGCGCTTTTCCGGGCATGATGCCAACCGGAGGCGCACACATGGCAGTAGATCGGCAACTCTATCGAGAGGCGATGGCGCGCGTCGGCGCAGCCGTGCATGTGATTACCACGGACGGCCCGGCGGGGCGCCACGGCTTCACCGCCTCGGCGGTGTGCAGCGTCACCGACGATCCGCCGACGCTGCTCGTCTGCCAGAAGCGCACGAGCGACAGCAACGCCGCCTTCAAGCGCAACGGCGTACTCTGCGTGAACACGCTGGCAGATGCCCATCAGGACCTGTCATCGGTCTTCGCCGGCCTGACCGAATGCGACATGGCCGGACGCTTCGCGGCCGGCGCCTGGGGCGAGGCCGTCACCGGGGCACCGGTGCTGCAAGGGGCGCTGGTCGTCTTCGATTGCCGCATCGCCCAGGTGGTGGAAGTCGGAACCCACTCGGTGCTGTTCTGCGAGGTCGCGGCCATCGTGCCGGGCGAGGGCAAGGCGGGGCTGATTTATTTCGGGCGCCGTTACCATCCCGTCGGCGCGGCGACGCCGGACTGACCCGCCCGGTGCTCCCTGCGCCGGGCAGCGGGGTACCCGCCATGGCCGGTCCGACCGGCCATGGCGGATGCAACCTGACGCGGCGGGGCCTTACATCTCGCCGTAGCTGCCGGCGTGCCAGCGATACACGACGTAGTCGGATTCCACGGGGTCGCCCTTCTTGTTGTAGGCGATCTTGCCCAGCACCGACTCCCACGGGCCGTTCGCCTTCAGCACCGCCGCGACCTTCTTCGGATCGGTGGTGCCGGCCTTCTGCGCCGCTTCCGCCCAGATCTGGACGGCGGCGTAGGTGTAGAGGACGTAGCCCTCGGGATCGATGCCCTTCGCCTTGAACTCCTTCACCACGGCCGCCGCGGTCGGGCGCGTCCGCGGATCGGAGGGGAAGGTCATCATCGTGCCTTCGCCGGTGTCACCGGTGATCTGCCAGTACTCGTTGGTCACCAGGGCGTCGCCACCGATGATGGTCGGGTTCAGGCCCTGCTGCTTGGCCTGGCGCATGATCAGGCCGGTCTCGGTGTGGTAGCCGCCGACATAGATCACGGTCACGCCGGCCTGCTTCAGGCGGCTGACCAGCGCCGAATAGTCCTTCTCGCCCGGCGTATACGGCGAGTACAGCGTCTCCTTCATCCCGGCGGCGTTCAGGGCCTTCCTGGTCTCGTCGGCCAGGCCTTTGCCGTAGGCTGAGTTGTCGTGCAGGATGGCGACCTTGCGGTCCTTGAATTCCCTGGCAATGAACTTGCCGGCCACCACGCCCTGCTGGTCATCGCGGCCGCAGGTGCGGAAGGTGTTCCAGCTGCCTTCATCGGTGTACTTGGGATTGGTCGAGGCCGGGGAGATCTGCAGGATGCCTTCCTCGGCATAGACCTTGCTGGCCGGGATCGAGCTGCCCGAACAGAAATGCCCGGCGACCAGCTTCACGCCCTTGGCGGCGAAGTCATTGGCGACCGACACCGCCTGCTTCGGGTCGCAGGCGTCGTCGCCCACTTCCAGCACCAGCTTCTGGCCGAGCACGCCGCCGCGCGCGTTGATGTCGGCGACCGCCTGCTCGGCGCCCGCCTTCAGCTGCGCCCCGAAGCTCGCGTAGTTGCCGGTGATCGGGCCCGC from Rhodovastum atsumiense harbors:
- a CDS encoding CsbD family protein, whose protein sequence is MVDKDRVEGSLKQAKGAIKEGVGKVTGDTSTQAEGKADKAEGKVQNTVGGAKDAVRDATE
- a CDS encoding MFS transporter, whose translation is MDRPPASQIFETDIPARLDRLPWGRFHWLVVIALGITWILDGLEVTLVGSLSGAIVESQTISLTGAQIGAAASAYLVGAVSGALLFGWLTDRWGRKKLFTITVLVYLLSTIATGFAWDFWSFALFRALTGAGIGGEYAAVNATIQELIPARRRGFTDLVINGSFWLGAALGALGALVALDPTLVPPEIGWRGSFVLGGLIGFVVLFLRRWIPESPRWLMTHGHPEAAEAAMREIEDRVRVQFGDLPPVPPQRLRLRRDVNAWFGPSVHALLHRYRDRTILGTALMGAQAFCYNAVFFTYALILTKFYAIPSGQVGLFILPFAIGNFLGPLVLGRLFDTVGRRIMITATYALSGVLMAVTGWLFAQGSLTAVEQTAAWTGIFFVASAAASSAYLTVGESFPLEMRAVAIALFYALGTGIGGVAGPVLFGALIEGGSRTEILYGYLLGGGLMLVAAAFEAALGVPAERKQLEEIAPPLSAAIAEPATVSELSR
- a CDS encoding flavin reductase, producing the protein MAVDRQLYREAMARVGAAVHVITTDGPAGRHGFTASAVCSVTDDPPTLLVCQKRTSDSNAAFKRNGVLCVNTLADAHQDLSSVFAGLTECDMAGRFAAGAWGEAVTGAPVLQGALVVFDCRIAQVVEVGTHSVLFCEVAAIVPGEGKAGLIYFGRRYHPVGAATPD
- a CDS encoding branched-chain amino acid ABC transporter substrate-binding protein produces the protein MIRRTLFAGVALLALGALAPAKADIRIATAGPITGNYASFGAQLKAGAEQAVADINARGGVLGQKLVLEVGDDACDPKQAVSVANDFAAKGVKLVAGHFCSGSSIPASKVYAEEGILQISPASTNPKYTDEGSWNTFRTCGRDDQQGVVAGKFIAREFKDRKVAILHDNSAYGKGLADETRKALNAAGMKETLYSPYTPGEKDYSALVSRLKQAGVTVIYVGGYHTETGLIMRQAKQQGLNPTIIGGDALVTNEYWQITGDTGEGTMMTFPSDPRTRPTAAAVVKEFKAKGIDPEGYVLYTYAAVQIWAEAAQKAGTTDPKKVAAVLKANGPWESVLGKIAYNKKGDPVESDYVVYRWHAGSYGEM
- the ccmI gene encoding c-type cytochrome biogenesis protein CcmI, producing MTAFVFTCALLALGVLTFVVLPLVGVRRALPSRARFDQAVYRDQLKELDRDIARGVVGEAEAQTARLEIERRLLAASDRQEPELPRAPLRRSSLIAGVVAVLVVAGASGLYLMLGAPGIPDAPYALRIAERKGGATDPQHAEMAKMAQTLAERLRQDPNNREGWQLYARTEATLGNWQEAAAAWRNLIALGNADADAYAGYGEMQVLAAQGTVTPAAREAFAQALKADAVNPIARFYLAAADAQAGEGQKAIDAWLKLAGEIADPDMRAELGRRIAQAARLSGVPVPTLPPPAPESAPEPGPTGQDVAAAANMSEAERATMIRGMVEKLAAKLQAEPNDYDGWLRLGRAYAVLGEHDQAGDAFTRAAALRPGDVTPLLQGVQALAQAQKEGAPLPQRAIALLHEAEQRDPKLPETLWYLGMAEAQSGRVDQARGYWERLLPLLPEGSNESRLVTEAIATLKAH
- a CDS encoding DsbE family thiol:disulfide interchange protein; amino-acid sequence: MKRVLYLLPLVAFLAVAGYFVVALRPGFDPRELPSALIDKPAPDFDLPPLGEGSNLSRAGLAGQVAVVNFFASWCVPCRIEHPVLMRLARQEKLALYGIAYKDKPADAQRLLDQSGDPYRGIGLDLSGRTGIDFGVYGVPETYVIDKSGHIRKRFVGPLNPDSVERELLPLVRQLEGG
- a CDS encoding heme lyase CcmF/NrfE family subunit encodes the protein MIVETGHFALILALLVALVQSVVPLIGAARRDPAWMAAGRSAAVTQFLLVAMALAALMHAYVVSDFSVLNVFQNSHSAKPLLYKISGVWGNHEGSMLLWVAVLAFCGAAVAAFGGNLPPELRARVLAVQGMIGVGFLLFILFTSNPFLRAMPPPPDGRGLNPILQDPGLAFHPPFLYLGYVGFSVSFAFAVAALIEGRVDPAWARWVRPWALVSWCSLTLGIALGSWWAYYTLGWGGWWFWDPVENASLMPWIVGTALIHSAIVVEKRDTLKSWTILLAIITFSLSLVGTFLVRSGVLSSVHAFATDPARGTFILALLALAIGGSLTLYAVRAPALKGGGLFAPVSREGALVMNNLLLACGAATVFIGTLYPLFLDVVGGDKISVGFPFFNQTFVPLMVPLLLMVGPGSMLAWKRGDLLGVLQRLWAAFGIAILVMLAAFWASHGGPVLAVLGLGLAAWVFAGAAVEFAERIRLFRIPAWESLRRAIGLPRAAWGMTLAHMGVAVTVAGIAASAFESESIDIVRPGGELKLAGYTLRLDGVERRNGPNYIYDDAAIAVLRDGRTVAVVHPQRRFFPLQQQTTAETAIRTNLLADLYVALGDPDPAGGWTIRAYYKPLVPWIWLGALVMAFGGVVSLSDRRWRVGIAARARQAVLQPAPGE
- a CDS encoding cytochrome c-type biogenesis protein yields the protein MRALLLLLLLLPGLAGAVEPRERLPDPAMEARAREVSRTLRCLVCQNESIDDSNADLARDIRVLLRERLSSGDSNDQARQFIVDRYGDFVLLKPPLKGATLLLWFGPALVLLVSGIGVVLWLRRRPQAAVLPAPLNEAERARLARLLQEPEA